The Mesorhizobium koreense genome includes a window with the following:
- a CDS encoding NAD-dependent epimerase/dehydratase family protein, with amino-acid sequence MAKRIVFTGGTGKAGRHVVPYLVGRGHEVLNVDLKPLDYPGVNTLIADVCDSGQIFNALSMHFGFDGYETGKGPAPVDAVVHFAAIPRVLIEPDNETFRVNTIGTYNLIEAAAKLGIRKIVIASSETTYGVCFAEGDKDFHSFPLEEDYDIDPMDSYGLSKVLNEKTARAFAMRSGADIYALRIGNVIEPHEYGMFSKFLANPPSRKRNAWSYIDARDLGQIVHLCLEKDGLGFQVFNAVNDTITANMPTMEFLKKYAPATPIAREIPGFEAPLSNRKAREVLGFREEHDWRKYVKGM; translated from the coding sequence ATGGCGAAGCGGATCGTATTCACGGGCGGGACGGGCAAGGCCGGGCGACACGTCGTTCCCTATCTGGTCGGGCGGGGTCACGAAGTCCTGAACGTCGATCTCAAACCGCTCGATTATCCCGGCGTGAACACGCTGATCGCCGATGTGTGCGACAGCGGGCAGATCTTCAACGCGCTGTCGATGCATTTCGGCTTCGACGGCTACGAGACGGGGAAAGGCCCCGCCCCTGTCGACGCGGTGGTGCATTTCGCTGCCATCCCGCGCGTCCTGATCGAACCGGACAACGAAACGTTCCGCGTCAACACCATCGGCACGTATAATTTGATCGAGGCGGCGGCTAAGCTCGGCATCCGCAAGATCGTGATCGCGTCGAGCGAGACGACCTACGGCGTCTGCTTCGCCGAGGGCGACAAGGACTTCCACTCCTTCCCGCTGGAGGAGGATTACGACATCGACCCGATGGACAGCTACGGGCTGTCGAAAGTGCTCAACGAGAAGACGGCTCGCGCCTTTGCCATGAGAAGCGGCGCAGACATCTATGCGCTCAGGATCGGCAACGTCATCGAACCGCACGAATACGGCATGTTCTCCAAATTCCTGGCAAATCCTCCGTCGCGCAAGCGCAACGCCTGGAGCTACATCGACGCGCGCGATCTCGGGCAGATCGTGCATCTGTGCCTCGAGAAGGACGGACTCGGCTTCCAGGTGTTCAACGCGGTCAACGATACGATCACGGCAAACATGCCGACGATGGAATTCCTGAAGAAATATGCGCCCGCAACGCCGATCGCCCGCGAAATCCCTGGCTTCGAGGCACCGCTCTCCAACCGAAAGGCGCGCGAGGTGCTGGGCTTCCGCGAAGAGCACGATTGGCGGAAATACGTGAAAGGCATGTGA